The Terriglobia bacterium nucleotide sequence GAGGACAACGGTCCCGCCGCCGGGACGCTCTTCGGTCGCGGGCTGCGGCCCCGGAACGACCGGCACCGGTGGCGGCGCCGCAGTCTTCGAGGTTAGCGCCGCCGGCGTAACTTTCGCCGCGGGCGTAGCCGCGATCACCGGCGCAGACTTCGGCTGCTGCGGCTCGGGTGCGGCATTCTCCGCCACTTCAAGACCGCCGCCCAGGCGATCGGGCGAGCCTTCATTTAACTCTTCGTCCTTCACCGCCGCGCGCATTTGCAGGCGCTTGGCATTCTTGATTTCGGCATCGTGCGGCACGTTCATGTAAGACAACACCTGCTGCGCGATGCGCGTGAACACCGGCGCTGAAACCTGCCCGCCCTGGTGGAGGCCGACCGGCGAATCCAGGCTAACCATGATGGTCAGCGCGGGATTGTTCACCGGCGCGAAACCAGCAAATGTCGCCACGTACTTGGTCCGCGAATACGTGCCGGTGCTGGGGTCAACCTTCTGCCCGGTTCCGGTCTTGCCGGCGGAGGTGTAGCCGTCGAGGATGGCCCGCCGCCCGGTGCCAAACAGGACCACGCCTTCCAGCATCTTCTTCATCTGCGCCGCGGCCAAGGTGGAAATGACGCGGTGCTGCGGCGGGCGCTGGAAGGTGACGGTTTGAGGAGTCTTGCGCGGCGGCAGCACGCCGGCGACGATGCGCGGCGGCGTATAGACGCCGTCGTTGGCGACCGTCGATACCATGGACGCCAGTTGCAGCGCGGTCACGCCGATTTCCTGGCCGATCGACATGGCGCCGATGGAAACCTTCGACCAGCGGTTCACCGGCTTGGCCATGCCCTTGGTTTCGCCGGGCAGTTCGATGCCGGTCTGCTGTCCGAAGCCGAAGCCCCGGATGTAGTTGTACAAACGCTGATCGCCCACGCGCATGCCGACCTTGACCGCGGCCACGTCGCTGGAGTGCGCCAGCGCGTCCTTGATCGGCACCACGCCCATCTTGTGCAGGTCGTGGATGCGAATGCCGCCGACGTTGATCACGCCGCCCTGGCAATCAATGGGGTCCTCGGGCTGCACCACTTTCTCTTCCACGGCGGAAGAATACGTGACGATCTTGAACACCGAGCCGGGCTCGTAGATGTCGCTGACCGCCCGGTTTTTCAGCGCGGGGAGCGGCGCGTCCTTGTAGATGTTGGGATTGAAGGTGGGGCGGTTGGCGAGCGCCAGGATCTCGCCGGTGCGCGGGTTCTGCACCACCACCGTGCCCGCTTCGGCGCGGGTGTCGTGCATGGCCTGCTCGAGTTCCTTCTCGACGATGTACTGGATTTTTTCGTCAATGGTGAGGACCACGTTGTCGCCGGGGTCGGGCTGGCGCTCGACGCGGCCGAACCATTTGCGGCGCGCGTCCATGGTGATCAGCATCTTGCCGGGCGTGCCGTGCAGGCGCGCGTCGAAGGCGTGCTCAATGCCGCCCAGGCCCTCGTCGTCCAGCCCGACGTAGCCGATGGTCTGCGCGGCCAGTTCGCGCTTGGGATAGAAACGCTTCGGCTCCTTCTGAAAGTAGACGCCGCGCAGGTTCAGGGCGCGGATGCGCTGGCCGGCATCGGCGTCCACCTTGCGCGCGATCCAGGCGAAGGAGTGCGACGCCTTGAGCCGCGCCACCATCTCCCGCGGGTCGCTGTTCAGAACGCGCGCCAGCAGGTTGGCAGTGTTCTCCGGGTCGGGAATTTCACTCGGCACGGCAAACACCGAGTCCACCGAAATGGACATGGCCAGCTCGTGGCCGTTGCGGTCGTAAATGATGCCGCGGCGGGGCGCCACCGGGATAGTGCGCTGCTGCTGGCGTTGCGCGCGTTGCAGCCAGTCGCCGTAACGGAGGATTTGCAGTTGAACCAGGCGGAGGCCGATGAATCCACACCACAGAAACAGGACGCCGCCGAGCAGGTACAGCCGCCACTTCGGGTCCTTCAGCAGGCTATTTCCCGCCACGGTCTTCACCTGACTAATGATCGAGGGCTCAAAGCAAAAAGTTTCACGTTTCACGTTTCACGTTATCGAGGCAGGTTCGCCAAACGGTGGAACGCACAACGTGAAACTTGAAACGTGAAACCTTGTTACGGCGTCGAAATCACCGCCACGTCGGCGCGCGCCATCACCGGCACTCCGGGGTCCTTGGCGCTGGGCTCGACGCGGACCACTTGTCCGGCCTTCGGGGTCTGCAGGCCCATCTCTCGCGCCAGCATGTCAATGCGCTGCGGGTCTTTTAAGGAGGCCTCCTCCAGGCGCAGGGCGCGGTTGGTTTCCACCATGCTCTCGCGCTGCGATTTCATCGCCTCGATGCGGTAGCCATACTCGATGGCGCTGAAATGCTGCCAGGCATAGATCATGACCAGCAGGAACAGGAGCGCCAGCGCGCAGGCGAACTGCGTCATTTCGCGGCTGCGCTTGGTATCGGCGACGCGCACCAGGCGTGAGTTGTCGATGGCCTTGGTGAAGTAAACCTCGGGCGTGCCGTTCCAACCGCGGCGGCTGGCCCACACCTGCGGACGCGTGGTGGCCCCGGCTGCCATTACGCCACCCCGTTCATCATCGGTTGCGCATCCGCCAGGCGATAGCCGAAGTGCGACGCCAGGAGCCGGTCTTCGTGCTCCAGTTCGACTGCCGTGCGCCGATCCTCCGCGTGGCCTTCCGCCCGCGCCACCATTTCCAACAGATCGTTGATCACTGTGCCCGTATACATCCTGCACCTCCGGGTCCGCCGACTTCTAGAATCCTTCCCGGGACGGCATCGAAAGGAAGGATTTTGTTTTGTGGAACTACTCATTCGCCCTAGTCAGAGAGGCGATGCCGCCCCGGAAACTTTTTATTAACCATTCTCACAATTTCTTCCGCTAATTATGTCGTGGTACGATGTTTTGCACATCTCCCACAACTTTTTCCACCGCCCGCAGCTTCGCGCTGCGCGACCGCGGATTCTGCTCGACCTCTTCCCCGCTCGCGGTCACCGGCTTTTTCGTCAGCAGCCGGTAGCAGCCGGCTTGCGCGCCGTCCCGGAACGCGTCCTTCACGATCCGGTCTTCCAGCGAGTGGAAGCTGATGGTCACCAGCCGCCCGCCTTTTCGGAGTACCTCGGGCGCGCTCAAGAGCAGCGCCCGCAGTTCGTCCAATTCGCGGTTTACGAAAATTCGGAGAGCCTGAAAGGTGCGCGTCGCAGGATGAATGGGCCCGGGTTTCATTGGCCCGGCCGCGGCCGCTACCACCTCCGCCAACTGCTTCGAGGTTCGTATCGGCCGCGACCGGACAATGGCTCTGGCGATTCTCCGCGACCTCCTTTCCTCACCGAATTCGTAAATCAAATCAGCAAGCTCGCGCTCGCTGAGCTGGTTTACCGCTTGTTCGGCAGTCATGGGGGCGCCCGGGTCCATCCGCATGTCGAGTGCGCCCTCCGCCTGGAAGCTGAAGCCCCGCGCCGCGTCCGCAAGCTGCAACGAGCTCAATCCCAGGTCCGCCAGCAGCCCGTCAGCTTGTTGTTCGCCGACGAACTCCGCGACCCGGGCAAACGATGCGTTGATCAGCTCCACCACCGGCCAGTTGTTTTCCATCCCAGCCGGCGGCTGCAGCCGCTCGCGCGCGATAGCCAGCGCCTTCGGGTCCTTATCGAGCCCAATCAAACGACCCCGTGGGCCGAGGCGTCTTGCGAGCTCGAAACTGTGCCCGCCCAGCCCCACGGTGGCGTCGATATAGGTCCCGCCAGGTTTGACCGCCAGAAATTCGATCGCTTCTTTTAAAAGAACGGAGACATGGCCAACTTGCTGTTCCCGACTGCCATGTCCGCCCCTGGGGGCGTGTTCCCCGCTGCCATGCACTGCTAAATGCCCAAGTCGTCCAGGTTCTTTTCGTCATCGGCCGTAAAGGGTTCTGCCACATCCTTGCTGACCGCTTCCATGCTCTGGACTTCCAAATGGTTCAGATATCCCAACACCGCTACGTCGCCCTTCAGCTCCGCCGCGTCGCGCAGCAGTTGCGGCAACAACAGGCGTCCCTGGGCATCCATCTCCACTGCCTGGCCCCAATAATTGGTGCGCGTCAGGAACCTCTTCTTGGTGGGATTGAAATTGGAGAGCGCGGCCAGCTTCTGCTCGATCCGTTCCCATTCCTCGAAGGGATATATCTGGGCAACCTTCCCATTCAGCGACGTGATGTAGAATCGAACGGCATATTTCTCGTCGATCACGCGCTTGAATTCCGCGGGGACCTTGAGCCGTCCTTTTTCGTCGACGCGGGTTGGGTGATTGCCGCGAAACATTCGGTTGATTCCGTTTCCAGGCTGCAATTGCCACAGCCATGGAGGTCAAAGCGGTCGAAAACTGCTCAAATTCGGGTTCGATGGCGTCGAGTTGGGGGAGGTTCTCGATCATTCCACTGGCGCCCCTCAGTCCGGCGCCGGCTACCCATAACGAGCCAACTTCAAACCACTTTCGACCACTTTTGACCACATCCTACGCCTAAGTTGTTGCTTGTCAATATGTATTTTTTAGGTGGTTGGCTTGGCTTAAGGCAGCCTGTGAAAAGTCCCAGCGCTTGGAGTTTCCGCGGGAGTACCTACAAGCTCTAGGGTTTACTATCTTGGTTCATCCCGGACAGGCCCCGTGGTCGCCCTATGGTCGAGTTTTTCGAAACCTCGCAGTTCGTATCGGTTGAGGCGGAGCGCGCCTTCCGTTTCTTTGCCGATCCCAAGAACCTGCCGCTCATCAGCCCGCCGGAATCCGGCGCGCGCATCGTTCGCCTGGACCTGGTGGCGCCCACGGACCACCCCGGGTTGGCCGGCGAGGGTTCCGAGATCGAGATGTCGGTACGGCTGTTTCCGCAGTTTCCGTTGCGACGGCGATGGCGGGCGCGCATCGTCGAATTCGAATACGGAGCTTACTTCCGCGACACGCAGGTCCGTGGTCCATTCGCGCACTGGGACCACACGCACTCGTTTCAGGAGAGCGGGGCGGGAACCCTCATCAACGACATCGTCGAATATGACGTCGGATGGGGGAAGTTGGGCAACGCGGCGAATGCGCTATTCGTACGCAAGGCACTAAACAAGATGTTCAGTTACCGCCATCGCGCCACCGAGCGGATGCTGATTCCGAACGGTTGAAGGACCTCTTGGAAGGGTGTTTAACGCCCGTACCTTTGTTCCAGACTGTCCCACCCCATGACTTTCTTGGAAGGAGCTTTCAAACGCGCGCCCTCCGGGAGGATGGACGTCCGCCAAGTACTCCACGAAGCACAGCCTTGTTCCGAAAATAGAACAGACTTCAGATTCCTGCTGCCTTTGCCCGCCAAATTCGTATCCTCAATGGCACCAGGCATGGTAGGAGTGCGAAACGAGGTGGGTGATGAATGACGATGGAACTGCGGTCGATCCTGGCCCCGACAACACGAATTCTGCCAACAAGACAGGTCAGCCGGCAAATTTCCTTGGCATACCGCTGAAAGGATGGGCAATCTTCGCCGTTTCGTTCATAGTGGTTTGCTACACCGCCGCTCACTTCACCGTAAAGCTTTATGGTGAGCTCGCCCAGGTGCGCAGCGAGTTGGTTGCAACAAAGCAGCAGAAAAGCGAGATTGCTCGCTCCAACGACAAGGCAACTCGAATTAATAAGGACACGAGTGTGTACACCGACGCCGTGACCAAGGAGAAGGCCACCCACGAACACGACGGAAGCGGACATCGAGTCGTACTCCACAGCGATGGCCGTGGCGAAATCGTCGCTACATACTTTGCTTCAGACGGTTGCATTGCCATCGCGCGGCCCGGACCTGAATTGGCATATATGCCGCCCCAGTCAATTGTCGAGTGGTCACTCGGACCGGCGAAGAAACCGCCTCTGAATCCCCCAGTGCTGGACCAAAGCGCGTTGAACAGAAGCGAATTGCCAGCGATCGAACTGCCCAACGTACTTTCCCAATCAAAAGAGACGGGCCGCCTGCGATACGTGTCCACCGAGGATCGACAACCGAGGCTGCTCCGCGTTCAAGCCGGCTGTCTCAATCCGCATCCTGGGCCATTCCGGTCCTGGTGGGGCCCTGCATCTGGATGTTGGGCTCCGTTCTATCGCCAGTGGAACGACGGCTGCACGCATTACCAGATGTATAACGCGTGTACCGGCCAGTGGGACCCAAGAATCAACTGGACTGCGTGCGTCGCCCAGCATCATCCCTAGCCAGCGCGGGGCAACCGAGCCGCTACGCCCTTCGGCTGCGATCCACGATTTCCGGGCCCACCGTTCTCTTGGAGTGCCGTGGGACGCGTGTAGCTGGTAGTTGGCAGCTGGGCGCCTGGTCCGAGCCACCAGCTACCAACCACGAGCGCTTGACCCGGCTTCCCTGCCCGTTATACTGGCGAGTTCCGCTAACGCTAGAATCCTGCCCAGGAGCGCACGAATCCAATGAAGAGCACCGCAATCTTTCTGTTTCTGGCATTCATGACCGCCTCTCTGATCAGCACACTCGCGGTCGCCGCCGACAAGACCGGCAACCCCAAGCCGCCCGTCGCCAAGATCATTCCCAAGGACGTCACCGTCCACGGCGATCAGCGCATTGACAACTATTTCTGGCTGCGCGAAAAGCAGAATCCCGACGTGGCCGCCTATCTCAACGCCGAGAACGCCTACGCCGACGCGGTCATGCACGGCACCGAAGCTTTCCAGGATTCGCTCTACCAGGAACTGCTCGGACACATCAAGCAGACCGACGTGCAGGTTCCCTACCGCGAAGGCGGTTTCTGGTACTACTCCCGCACCGAGGAAGGCAAGCAGTACCCGATCCACTGCCGCAAGGCCGGAACGCTGGAAGCGCCCGAGCAGATCACGCTCGACGTGAATGAACTCGCCAAGGGACAGAAGTTCATGTCGCTGGGCGCGTTCATGGTCAGCGACGACGCCAACCTGCTGGCCTATTCCACCGACAACACCGGCTTCCGGCAATACAAGCTGCATGTGAAGGACCTGCGCACCGGGGCGCTGGTGGAAGATGTCGCGGAGAAAACCGGCTCGGTGGCCTGGGCCGCCGACAACAAGACGCTCTTCTACACGGTGGAAGATCACGCCAAGCGGCACTATCGCGTCTACCGTCACGCGCTCGGTTCCGGCAAGCCCGACGACCTGGTCTACGAGGAGCAGGACGAGCGCTTCAATGTCGGTGTGCATCGCACGCGCAGCCGCCAGTACATCCTGATGGAAATCGGCAGTCACACCACGTCGGAAATGCGCTTCCTCCGCTCCGACCAGCCCACGGGCGAGTTCAAGCTGATCAACCCGCGCCGCCAGGACCACGAGTATTACGTGGACGATCACGGCGACCAGTTCCTGATCCGCACCAACGACCAGGGCCGCAACTTCCGGCTGGTCACGGCGCCGGTCAGCGACCCGGGCGAGAAGAACTGGAAAGAACTGGTGCCGCACCGGCCGGCGGTGATGCTGAGCAACGTCGACGTCTTCAAGGATTTCTACGTGCGGATTGAGCGCGAAAATGCGCTGCCGCACCTGACGCTGGTGGACTTCAAAAGTGGCGCGACGCATCGCATCGCAATGCCCGAGCCGGTCTATTTCGCGTCGCCGAACAACAATCGCGAGTACGACGCCAGGCTCTATCGCTACAGCTATCAATCCATGGTCACGCCGAGCTCCGTGTTCGACTACGATGTGGAGAAGCGCACCTCGAAGCTGCTCAAGCAGGTGGAGGTGCCGGGCTACGATCCGGCCAAGTACAAATCGGAGCGGCTGTGGGCCACGGCCCGGGATGGCACCCGCATTCCGATCTCGATCGTGTACCGCAAGGATTTTCAGACCAACGGCGCGCATCCGATGTTCCTCACCGGGTACGGCTCTTACGGGTTCTCCTACCCGGTGACTTTCAGCTCGAACATGCTGCCGCTGCTGGATCGCGGCTTCTCCTATGCGGTCGCGCACATTCGCGGCGGCGGCGACATGGGCAAGCCCTGGCACGATGCCGGCAGGATGTTCAACAAGAAAAACACGTTCACCGACTTCATTGATTCCGCCGAGTACCTGATCGCCAATAAGTACACGTCGAAGGCAAACCTGGTGGTGCAGGGCGGCAGCGCCGGCGGCCTGCTGATGGGCGCCATCACCAACCTGCGTCCCGACCTGTTCCGCATCGTGATCGCCAAGGTGCCGTTCGTGGACGTAGTGAACACCATGCTCGACGCTTCCCTGCCCCTCACCGTTTCCGAATACGAGGAGTGGGGAAACCCGAACAAGCCGGACGAGTACAAGTACATCCGCAGCTACTCGCCCTACGACAACCTGGAAAAGAAGGCGTACCCGACCATGCTGGTGAAGACCTCGTTCAACGACAGCCAGGTGATGTATCACGAGCCGGCCAAGTACGTGGCGCGGCTGCGCACGCTGAAGACGGACAGCAATCCCCTGGTGCTGAAGACCAACATGGCGGCGGGGCACGGCGGCTCTTCGGGACGGTACGACTACTTGAAGGAGATCGCCTTCGATTACGCGTTTGTGCTGTCGCAGTTGGGACTGGAAAAACCGGCGGCAACGCAGGCGGGAAAATAGAGCTTATTCCGAGGTGGGCCCCGGCGCTTCGCCGGGGCTGC carries:
- the rsmH gene encoding 16S rRNA (cytosine(1402)-N(4))-methyltransferase RsmH; the encoded protein is MHGSGEHAPRGGHGSREQQVGHVSVLLKEAIEFLAVKPGGTYIDATVGLGGHSFELARRLGPRGRLIGLDKDPKALAIARERLQPPAGMENNWPVVELINASFARVAEFVGEQQADGLLADLGLSSLQLADAARGFSFQAEGALDMRMDPGAPMTAEQAVNQLSERELADLIYEFGEERRSRRIARAIVRSRPIRTSKQLAEVVAAAAGPMKPGPIHPATRTFQALRIFVNRELDELRALLLSAPEVLRKGGRLVTISFHSLEDRIVKDAFRDGAQAGCYRLLTKKPVTASGEEVEQNPRSRSAKLRAVEKVVGDVQNIVPRHN
- a CDS encoding transpeptidase family protein → MLGGVLFLWCGFIGLRLVQLQILRYGDWLQRAQRQQQRTIPVAPRRGIIYDRNGHELAMSISVDSVFAVPSEIPDPENTANLLARVLNSDPREMVARLKASHSFAWIARKVDADAGQRIRALNLRGVYFQKEPKRFYPKRELAAQTIGYVGLDDEGLGGIEHAFDARLHGTPGKMLITMDARRKWFGRVERQPDPGDNVVLTIDEKIQYIVEKELEQAMHDTRAEAGTVVVQNPRTGEILALANRPTFNPNIYKDAPLPALKNRAVSDIYEPGSVFKIVTYSSAVEEKVVQPEDPIDCQGGVINVGGIRIHDLHKMGVVPIKDALAHSSDVAAVKVGMRVGDQRLYNYIRGFGFGQQTGIELPGETKGMAKPVNRWSKVSIGAMSIGQEIGVTALQLASMVSTVANDGVYTPPRIVAGVLPPRKTPQTVTFQRPPQHRVISTLAAAQMKKMLEGVVLFGTGRRAILDGYTSAGKTGTGQKVDPSTGTYSRTKYVATFAGFAPVNNPALTIMVSLDSPVGLHQGGQVSAPVFTRIAQQVLSYMNVPHDAEIKNAKRLQMRAAVKDEELNEGSPDRLGGGLEVAENAAPEPQQPKSAPVIAATPAAKVTPAALTSKTAAPPPVPVVPGPQPATEERPGGGTVVLDVGGAVNVPSFAGKTLRSAIEAAQDAGLEIEAMGSGIAREQSPAAGTRVPSGTRISVRFSR
- a CDS encoding division/cell wall cluster transcriptional repressor MraZ — its product is MFRGNHPTRVDEKGRLKVPAEFKRVIDEKYAVRFYITSLNGKVAQIYPFEEWERIEQKLAALSNFNPTKKRFLTRTNYWGQAVEMDAQGRLLLPQLLRDAAELKGDVAVLGYLNHLEVQSMEAVSKDVAEPFTADDEKNLDDLGI
- a CDS encoding SRPBCC family protein encodes the protein MVEFFETSQFVSVEAERAFRFFADPKNLPLISPPESGARIVRLDLVAPTDHPGLAGEGSEIEMSVRLFPQFPLRRRWRARIVEFEYGAYFRDTQVRGPFAHWDHTHSFQESGAGTLINDIVEYDVGWGKLGNAANALFVRKALNKMFSYRHRATERMLIPNG
- a CDS encoding S9 family peptidase, whose protein sequence is MTASLISTLAVAADKTGNPKPPVAKIIPKDVTVHGDQRIDNYFWLREKQNPDVAAYLNAENAYADAVMHGTEAFQDSLYQELLGHIKQTDVQVPYREGGFWYYSRTEEGKQYPIHCRKAGTLEAPEQITLDVNELAKGQKFMSLGAFMVSDDANLLAYSTDNTGFRQYKLHVKDLRTGALVEDVAEKTGSVAWAADNKTLFYTVEDHAKRHYRVYRHALGSGKPDDLVYEEQDERFNVGVHRTRSRQYILMEIGSHTTSEMRFLRSDQPTGEFKLINPRRQDHEYYVDDHGDQFLIRTNDQGRNFRLVTAPVSDPGEKNWKELVPHRPAVMLSNVDVFKDFYVRIERENALPHLTLVDFKSGATHRIAMPEPVYFASPNNNREYDARLYRYSYQSMVTPSSVFDYDVEKRTSKLLKQVEVPGYDPAKYKSERLWATARDGTRIPISIVYRKDFQTNGAHPMFLTGYGSYGFSYPVTFSSNMLPLLDRGFSYAVAHIRGGGDMGKPWHDAGRMFNKKNTFTDFIDSAEYLIANKYTSKANLVVQGGSAGGLLMGAITNLRPDLFRIVIAKVPFVDVVNTMLDASLPLTVSEYEEWGNPNKPDEYKYIRSYSPYDNLEKKAYPTMLVKTSFNDSQVMYHEPAKYVARLRTLKTDSNPLVLKTNMAAGHGGSSGRYDYLKEIAFDYAFVLSQLGLEKPAATQAGK
- a CDS encoding cell division protein FtsL codes for the protein MAAGATTRPQVWASRRGWNGTPEVYFTKAIDNSRLVRVADTKRSREMTQFACALALLFLLVMIYAWQHFSAIEYGYRIEAMKSQRESMVETNRALRLEEASLKDPQRIDMLAREMGLQTPKAGQVVRVEPSAKDPGVPVMARADVAVISTP